One region of Wolbachia endosymbiont of Drosophila innubila genomic DNA includes:
- the uppS gene encoding polyprenyl diphosphate synthase, producing the protein MLNQESLPKHLAIIMDGNGRWANNQGRVKIDGYKKGSEVAYDIAKYCTDLTIPYLTLYAFSMENWLRPKNETDCLFDLFYSVLTNEDKVNFIYNCNIKLNFIGNLSLLPSKILDQIKKAEEMTHKNDGLLLTVAVSYGAKQEITQAISNIIKENIAYVSEEEFEKFLYTKDLPKLDLLIRTGGEKRLSNFLLWQAAYAELYFCDTLWPDFSCQDLSKALEDYTKREKKYGR; encoded by the coding sequence ATGTTGAATCAAGAATCTTTACCGAAACATTTAGCAATTATTATGGATGGTAATGGTAGATGGGCGAACAATCAAGGAAGGGTAAAAATTGATGGTTATAAAAAGGGCAGTGAAGTTGCATACGATATTGCCAAGTATTGTACGGACTTAACTATACCCTACTTAACTTTGTATGCATTCTCTATGGAGAATTGGCTTAGACCTAAAAACGAAACTGACTGTCTATTTGATTTATTTTACTCCGTTTTAACTAATGAAGATAAAGTCAATTTCATTTACAATTGTAACATTAAGTTGAATTTTATTGGCAATTTAAGTCTGTTACCCAGTAAAATATTGGATCAAATTAAAAAAGCAGAAGAAATGACACATAAGAACGATGGTTTATTACTCACTGTGGCAGTCAGTTACGGAGCAAAGCAAGAAATTACACAAGCTATAAGCAATATTATAAAAGAAAATATTGCTTATGTATCAGAAGAGGAATTTGAAAAATTTCTATATACTAAAGATTTGCCAAAATTGGATTTATTAATTCGCACTGGCGGCGAAAAAAGGTTAAGCAACTTTTTATTATGGCAAGCAGCTTATGCTGAATTGTATTTTTGTGATACTTTATGGCCTGATTTTTCTTGTCAAGATTTGAGTAAAGCATTAGAAGATTATACAAAAAGAGAGAAAAAATATGGTAGATAA
- the frr gene encoding ribosome recycling factor translates to MLNEIKAKTKERMLKTIQSFHDDIKGVRTGRASASLLDGIVVNIYGGHQKLNQVAGVSVIDNKTLSIKVWDISVVGEVKNAILNANLNLNPVVEGSTIRIALPDLTQETREKLVKLLHQFAENARIAIRNIRRDIMEETEKMKENKEISEDDFHGAKKEIQNITDDNIKKIDGELSIKEKDILNH, encoded by the coding sequence ATGTTAAATGAAATAAAAGCTAAAACAAAAGAAAGAATGCTAAAAACTATTCAGTCCTTTCATGATGATATTAAAGGCGTACGCACTGGTAGAGCTAGTGCATCTTTGCTTGATGGTATAGTTGTAAACATCTATGGTGGGCATCAAAAGTTAAATCAAGTTGCAGGCGTTTCGGTTATAGATAACAAAACCCTATCAATTAAAGTTTGGGACATTAGTGTTGTAGGTGAAGTGAAAAACGCTATATTAAATGCTAACCTGAATTTAAATCCTGTTGTCGAGGGTAGCACCATACGTATAGCTCTTCCGGACTTGACACAAGAAACCCGTGAAAAATTAGTGAAATTATTGCATCAGTTTGCTGAAAATGCACGGATTGCCATTAGAAATATACGTAGAGATATTATGGAAGAAACAGAAAAAATGAAGGAAAATAAAGAAATCTCAGAAGATGATTTTCATGGTGCTAAGAAGGAAATACAAAATATTACTGATGATAATATAAAAAAGATTGATGGTGAATTGTCCATCAAAGAAAAGGATATACTGAATCACTAA
- a CDS encoding gamma-glutamyl-gamma-aminobutyrate hydrolase family protein (Members of this family of hydrolases with an active site Cys residue belong to MEROPS family C26.): MTAENTVNNDIVVGLLKTEEAHELGLSQNIYEMFNNFGVKTVLIDCNKIINLKEIQEKSLIFAKQDETLAKKLTLDRIKVEVAKFVKEHKINRIFIPDNLHSAPTPCRQLVTEAIVKIVDDNPAIHLLGICEGIMNAKGIEVVSVVSDEEKRRSHLKSAPNPQKEDLPLQQIKIVPNSRLAEVVAKFLIPNENGWFSTYFPDAHSGAVSNTPENRRKLESLGYKVAAFSSEGVIEAIEDKHGNVHFQSHPEALVVKSDKNLYLSNHKERQVSTLVAIAIMNDFLYRA, from the coding sequence TTGACGGCAGAAAATACAGTAAATAATGACATAGTTGTTGGTTTGTTGAAAACGGAAGAAGCACATGAGCTTGGGCTATCTCAAAATATCTACGAGATGTTTAATAACTTTGGAGTTAAAACCGTACTCATTGACTGCAATAAAATAATTAACTTAAAAGAAATCCAAGAAAAGTCGCTTATCTTTGCAAAACAAGATGAAACATTGGCAAAGAAGCTAACATTAGACCGAATAAAAGTTGAAGTTGCAAAGTTTGTTAAAGAGCACAAAATAAATAGAATATTTATTCCGGATAATTTACACTCAGCACCCACTCCTTGTCGCCAGCTTGTTACTGAAGCAATTGTAAAAATAGTGGATGATAACCCTGCAATTCATTTACTTGGCATATGTGAAGGCATAATGAATGCAAAGGGAATTGAAGTAGTGAGTGTTGTGAGTGATGAAGAGAAACGAAGATCTCATTTAAAATCAGCACCTAATCCACAGAAAGAGGATCTACCTCTCCAGCAGATAAAGATCGTTCCAAATAGTCGTTTAGCAGAAGTAGTAGCCAAATTCCTAATACCTAATGAAAATGGCTGGTTTTCAACATATTTTCCAGATGCTCATTCAGGAGCAGTAAGTAATACACCAGAAAATAGAAGAAAATTGGAGTCACTTGGATATAAAGTTGCAGCATTTTCCAGTGAGGGGGTAATAGAGGCTATTGAAGATAAGCATGGTAATGTTCACTTTCAAAGTCATCCAGAAGCCCTTGTTGTGAAGTCAGATAAAAACCTCTATTTATCAAATCACAAGGAACGTCAAGTGTCTACACTAGTTGCTATAGCGATTATGAATGATTTTCTTTATCGTGCTTAA
- the rpsB gene encoding 30S ribosomal protein S2 has product MTNLPKVTVRDLAESGVHFGHKISRWNAKMAPYIYGVHRENRIHIIDLRKTLPLLQVAMKALYDVAFQGGRILFVGTKFQACDIIASEAIRCGQYYVNHRWLGGMLTNWGTVSSSIKTLMQYEKILNDEDSILTKKELGNIEKKKQKLDKALGGIREMGAIPDILFIIDTNKEHIAVKEAKKLGIPIVAILDTNSDPDGITYLIPGNDDSRKSIELYCKLATDSILAGIESSLAKSGVKIDDIRGDEFIQEKEDGIVQTKRRRSKVYKEEEREVVTNEDESR; this is encoded by the coding sequence ATGACAAATTTGCCTAAAGTCACTGTGCGTGATTTAGCTGAATCTGGTGTACATTTTGGTCACAAAATTAGTCGCTGGAACGCAAAAATGGCTCCATACATATATGGAGTGCATCGAGAAAATCGTATACATATAATTGATTTGCGAAAAACACTACCATTGCTACAGGTGGCCATGAAGGCTTTATATGACGTTGCATTTCAAGGTGGTCGCATTCTATTTGTTGGTACAAAGTTTCAAGCTTGTGATATTATTGCAAGTGAAGCGATTCGTTGTGGTCAATATTATGTGAATCATCGTTGGCTTGGTGGTATGCTTACTAATTGGGGCACTGTTTCTTCTTCGATAAAAACCTTGATGCAATATGAGAAAATATTAAATGACGAGGATAGCATTTTAACAAAGAAAGAATTGGGAAACATTGAAAAGAAAAAGCAAAAGCTTGATAAGGCGCTTGGCGGTATTAGAGAAATGGGAGCAATTCCTGATATCTTATTCATCATTGATACTAATAAAGAGCATATAGCGGTTAAGGAGGCTAAGAAGTTAGGAATTCCAATAGTTGCAATACTTGATACTAATTCTGATCCAGATGGTATTACTTATCTAATACCTGGAAATGATGACTCAAGAAAATCAATAGAGCTCTATTGTAAATTAGCTACCGACTCTATATTAGCTGGAATAGAGTCTAGTCTAGCAAAATCTGGAGTTAAGATTGATGATATAAGGGGTGATGAGTTTATTCAAGAAAAAGAAGATGGTATTGTGCAAACTAAAAGGAGACGTAGTAAAGTTTACAAAGAAGAAGAAAGGGAGGTAGTAACAAATGAAGATGAATCCAGATGA
- a CDS encoding zinc-finger domain-containing protein has product MSKVRVNNRKVCCHGDENDEGSGHPLIYLDMGEEEEIACPYCEKTFVHDCTVEAVGELTRDEL; this is encoded by the coding sequence ATGTCAAAAGTGAGGGTTAATAATAGAAAAGTTTGTTGTCATGGTGATGAGAATGATGAGGGTTCCGGCCATCCATTAATATATTTAGATATGGGAGAAGAAGAGGAAATAGCCTGCCCTTATTGTGAAAAGACGTTTGTCCATGACTGCACTGTAGAAGCGGTTGGGGAGCTGACTAGGGATGAGCTCTAA
- a CDS encoding reverse transcriptase N-terminal domain-containing protein, which yields MITSTTVSAPTNNSEAWNQLPWKKCQKVVMRLQRRIVKAVQQGRWGKVKTLQHLLTRSFSGKALAVKRVTENQGKTQQV from the coding sequence ATGATTACAAGTACAACTGTAAGTGCACCTACCAATAACTCCGAAGCATGGAACCAGTTACCCTGGAAGAAATGCCAAAAAGTTGTTATGAGGCTACAGAGGCGTATTGTTAAGGCTGTCCAACAAGGCAGATGGGGTAAGGTGAAAACTTTACAACACCTTCTCACACGCTCTTTTAGCGGCAAAGCTTTGGCGGTTAAGAGAGTAACTGAAAACCAAGGAAAAACACAGCAGGTGTAG
- a CDS encoding group II intron maturase-specific domain-containing protein codes for MESQFGKLGSKRRSKIRSGVNVIRYADDFIISGITREVLENEVKPLVSSFLQERGLILSEEKTKITSITTGFDFFGCNVRRYNKKLIIKPSKESIKKLNKARTLIKANIANTQAVLIKLLNSLLRGWENYYSHVCAKRAFNKIDHEIMCALWKWAKKRHPRKGLRWIKNRYFKVMKQRQWVFAAPICKNKPKEIRYLRLLRLIDIPIRRHVKIRADANPLDLKWKKYFDERVKQTKMLASSFSREGSLLLVSPLRMMFSEES; via the coding sequence TTGGAAAGTCAATTTGGTAAACTTGGCAGTAAAAGAAGAAGCAAAATCAGAAGTGGAGTAAATGTAATCAGGTACGCAGATGACTTTATCATTTCAGGAATCACACGTGAAGTACTGGAAAATGAAGTAAAACCTCTAGTATCGTCCTTTCTTCAGGAGAGAGGTCTTATCCTTTCCGAAGAGAAAACAAAAATTACATCTATTACAACAGGGTTTGACTTTTTTGGTTGTAATGTACGCAGGTATAATAAGAAGTTAATTATAAAACCTTCAAAAGAAAGTATTAAGAAACTTAATAAAGCACGTACATTGATAAAGGCAAACATAGCGAACACTCAGGCCGTACTAATCAAGTTGCTCAATTCCCTATTAAGGGGATGGGAAAATTACTACAGCCATGTGTGTGCGAAAAGAGCTTTTAACAAAATAGACCATGAAATTATGTGTGCTCTATGGAAATGGGCAAAGAAAAGACATCCTCGTAAAGGATTACGTTGGATAAAGAATCGTTACTTCAAGGTAATGAAACAACGCCAATGGGTCTTTGCTGCACCCATATGCAAGAACAAACCGAAAGAGATAAGGTATTTAAGACTGCTTAGGTTGATTGATATACCTATCAGACGACATGTTAAAATCAGGGCGGATGCAAATCCACTTGACTTAAAATGGAAAAAGTATTTTGATGAAAGAGTGAAACAAACAAAAATGTTAGCAAGCTCTTTCTCAAGAGAAGGTTCTCTGCTGTTGGTGTCACCATTAAGAATGATGTTTTCTGAGGAATCATGA
- a CDS encoding reverse transcriptase domain-containing protein, with amino-acid sequence MQALYLFALEPIAETISDRHSYGFRPKRSCADATVACHLLLASRNQLQWILEGDIKGCFDNINHEWLMKHIPMEKKILHSWLKAGFLESKTLYSTTAGTPQGSIISQY; translated from the coding sequence ATGCAAGCATTATACTTGTTTGCTTTGGAACCGATAGCTGAAACGATCAGTGATCGTCACTCTTATGGTTTTAGACCAAAAAGATCCTGCGCAGACGCTACTGTGGCTTGCCACTTGTTACTGGCAAGCCGTAACCAACTACAATGGATACTCGAAGGTGATATTAAAGGGTGTTTTGATAACATTAACCATGAATGGCTCATGAAGCATATTCCTATGGAGAAGAAAATTCTTCATAGCTGGTTAAAAGCTGGCTTCCTAGAATCAAAAACTCTGTATTCCACAACTGCAGGTACCCCACAAGGTAGTATCATCTCTCAATACTAG
- a CDS encoding phosphatidate cytidylyltransferase, whose product MVDNNFIIRMLSSIVILFIFFFATYFSDLSFYLLIFSIAVLSSFEWYNLTQGNKILYVFALLLIALPSASLIYLYNLPQGKYALVWFVLTIWGIDVTAYLFGKNFGGAKICPIISPGKTWAGLLGAILAGVVCTIFGSIFFGLFSIFYSPIIGLAIAILAQLGDFTESLVKRAYGVKDSGNMIPGHGGVLDRMDSFIFTAPLIAIYIS is encoded by the coding sequence ATGGTAGATAATAATTTTATAATTAGAATGTTGTCCTCAATAGTAATATTATTCATATTTTTCTTTGCTACATATTTCAGTGATTTATCGTTTTACCTATTGATTTTTTCGATAGCAGTTTTATCTTCTTTTGAATGGTATAATCTAACCCAGGGAAACAAAATTTTATACGTTTTTGCATTATTATTGATTGCACTACCAAGCGCCTCATTAATATATTTATATAATCTACCACAGGGAAAATACGCATTAGTATGGTTCGTCTTAACCATTTGGGGAATTGACGTTACTGCCTACCTGTTTGGCAAGAATTTTGGTGGAGCTAAAATTTGCCCAATTATTAGCCCTGGAAAAACTTGGGCAGGACTTCTTGGTGCGATTTTAGCTGGAGTAGTGTGCACAATTTTTGGATCAATATTTTTTGGTCTATTTTCAATTTTTTATTCTCCAATCATTGGCCTTGCAATTGCTATTCTAGCGCAACTTGGCGATTTCACTGAGTCGCTTGTTAAAAGAGCTTACGGTGTTAAAGATAGTGGAAATATGATACCTGGCCATGGGGGAGTGCTCGACCGTATGGACAGTTTCATTTTTACTGCCCCTCTTATTGCTATTTACATAAGCTAA
- a CDS encoding pyrimidine dimer DNA glycosylase/endonuclease V, whose translation MNIFVLDENPEIAAKMLCDKHIVKMLLETAQLLSNVFSIALKVPNPLVSITDQNIEVPYKLTHKNHPCSLWARQSKGNFFWLIKYGRELCKEYTWRYKRKHRSEEVIDWCDSNKNLLVFQSTDIKPFVQALPDQYKSSHSVKAYREYYLKEKMRFAKWEKGREVPDWLLSRIVRLKSRK comes from the coding sequence ATGAACATCTTTGTACTAGATGAAAACCCAGAGATTGCGGCAAAAATGTTATGTGATAAGCATATAGTAAAAATGCTATTAGAAACTGCTCAGTTACTGAGTAATGTTTTTTCAATAGCATTAAAAGTGCCAAATCCTTTAGTCAGCATCACAGACCAGAATATAGAAGTTCCATATAAACTTACTCACAAAAACCACCCTTGTTCTCTATGGGCTAGACAATCCAAAGGGAACTTTTTCTGGTTAATAAAATACGGAAGGGAGCTGTGCAAAGAGTATACTTGGCGATATAAAAGAAAACATAGATCAGAAGAAGTTATAGATTGGTGTGATAGTAATAAGAATTTGCTTGTTTTTCAATCAACCGATATAAAGCCTTTTGTACAGGCGTTACCAGATCAATATAAGTCTAGTCATTCAGTAAAAGCTTACAGAGAGTACTACCTAAAAGAAAAGATGAGGTTTGCTAAGTGGGAAAAGGGTAGAGAAGTACCGGATTGGTTGCTAAGCAGAATCGTACGTCTGAAAAGCCGCAAATAA
- the pyrH gene encoding UMP kinase, with translation MSTNEKSEIKYSRVLFKISGEALMGSKQFGHDMETIGELSKGIVEVCNLGVQVCIVVGGGNIFRGTSASLSGCERASSDYIGMLATIINALILQNFLEKNLVASRVLSAIPMATVCEPYIRRKAIRHLEKGRVVIFAAGTGNPFFTTDTAAALRAVEMNCDVILKGTQVNGVYSADPKKNEDAVMYDRLSYTDLLTRDLKVMDASAISLARENSIPIIVFSLKGEKIVNIIKGQGTYTIVSDCKQ, from the coding sequence ATTTCAACAAATGAAAAAAGCGAAATAAAATATTCCAGGGTGTTATTTAAAATCTCTGGTGAGGCTTTGATGGGATCAAAGCAATTTGGTCACGATATGGAGACTATAGGTGAGTTATCTAAAGGCATAGTTGAAGTTTGTAATCTTGGAGTTCAGGTATGTATTGTTGTTGGTGGTGGTAATATCTTTCGTGGCACATCTGCGTCTTTAAGTGGTTGTGAAAGAGCAAGCAGTGATTATATTGGAATGCTTGCAACTATAATCAATGCTTTAATTTTACAAAACTTTTTAGAAAAAAATTTAGTAGCTTCTAGGGTATTATCTGCAATACCCATGGCCACTGTATGCGAACCTTACATCAGAAGGAAAGCTATTCGTCATTTAGAAAAAGGTAGAGTGGTAATTTTTGCAGCAGGCACAGGCAACCCATTTTTTACTACAGATACAGCTGCAGCCTTACGTGCTGTTGAAATGAATTGTGATGTTATTCTAAAGGGTACGCAAGTAAATGGTGTATACTCCGCTGATCCGAAAAAAAATGAGGATGCTGTAATGTATGATAGGCTTTCTTACACGGATTTATTGACTCGTGATTTAAAAGTTATGGATGCATCAGCAATTTCACTTGCTCGTGAGAATTCTATTCCAATTATAGTTTTTTCTTTGAAGGGAGAAAAAATAGTCAATATTATTAAGGGTCAAGGTACTTATACTATAGTTTCAGATTGTAAACAGTAG
- the coaD gene encoding pantetheine-phosphate adenylyltransferase — MNINDKIGIYPGTFDPITFGHLDIIKRACKLVDKLIIGVAENVNKHTAFDTKLRTSMAENEIKGLGIDADVISFNGLLVKFAKEQNASVIIRGLRAVSDFDYEFQMSWVNYKLLPEIETIFLPASEDTQFISSSFVKEIARLGEDVSKFVSKGVQNELINLNRIKNGE; from the coding sequence ATGAACATTAATGACAAAATAGGAATCTACCCTGGCACATTTGACCCTATAACTTTTGGGCATCTTGACATAATCAAAAGAGCGTGTAAACTAGTCGATAAATTAATAATAGGAGTTGCAGAAAACGTTAATAAGCATACTGCCTTTGACACAAAGCTACGCACAAGCATGGCTGAAAATGAAATCAAAGGGCTAGGAATTGATGCAGATGTTATATCTTTTAATGGGTTGCTAGTGAAGTTTGCCAAAGAGCAGAATGCTTCTGTTATTATTAGGGGATTAAGAGCAGTATCGGATTTTGATTACGAGTTTCAAATGAGCTGGGTAAATTATAAACTTCTTCCTGAAATCGAAACCATATTTCTTCCTGCTTCTGAAGATACTCAATTTATCTCATCAAGCTTTGTAAAGGAAATAGCAAGATTAGGAGAAGATGTTAGCAAATTTGTATCAAAAGGTGTTCAAAACGAATTGATTAACCTGAATAGGATAAAAAATGGAGAATAG
- the yajC gene encoding preprotein translocase subunit YajC encodes MLISEVFAADATSNTSSIGASFASFIPLILIFVAFYFLIIRPQQKKLKEHRKMIDQIKRGDTVITSGGIIGEVNKVDEANAQFIIEIAPKVEIKVLKSAISEVLSKETQKVAAKPIKKVKSKE; translated from the coding sequence ATGCTCATTTCTGAAGTTTTTGCAGCAGATGCAACTAGCAATACATCAAGTATCGGCGCATCTTTTGCTAGTTTTATTCCACTGATTTTAATATTTGTGGCATTTTATTTTCTCATTATTCGCCCGCAACAAAAAAAACTAAAAGAACATAGAAAGATGATAGATCAAATAAAACGTGGTGATACAGTCATTACTTCTGGTGGAATAATAGGTGAAGTTAATAAAGTTGATGAGGCAAATGCACAATTTATAATAGAAATAGCACCAAAAGTTGAGATAAAAGTTCTAAAGTCCGCTATATCTGAGGTTTTAAGCAAAGAAACTCAAAAAGTAGCAGCTAAACCAATTAAAAAGGTAAAATCGAAAGAATGA
- the tsf gene encoding translation elongation factor Ts, giving the protein MKMNPDDIRELRDRTGLGLSDCKKALEECDGDIKKAVDKLRTIGLAKADKKSDRVASDGLVAMCLTENCGVLIELNCETDFVARNEKFIELVLNLASIAHQERCTSVDELKNAKYESIGTVQEAIMNGTSVLGEKLELSKLCYLEAKDGVIAGYVHGDVCGLGKIGALIALQSSGDKAKLQEIGKQIAMHVVAMKPEALSIDDLDQMKLNNERSIIEEQVRSLNKPEEVAKKIVDGRMAKYYEEVVLLEQKFIKDDKMKISDFIKSSELSAVKLSNYKLLVLGDAD; this is encoded by the coding sequence ATGAAGATGAATCCAGATGATATAAGAGAATTACGTGATAGAACAGGGCTTGGCTTAAGTGACTGTAAAAAAGCATTAGAAGAATGTGATGGTGACATTAAGAAAGCCGTTGATAAGTTACGTACAATAGGTCTTGCTAAAGCTGACAAAAAATCTGATAGAGTAGCTTCAGATGGGCTCGTTGCTATGTGTTTGACTGAAAATTGTGGTGTATTGATTGAACTCAATTGCGAAACCGATTTTGTCGCAAGGAATGAGAAATTTATAGAGTTAGTTTTAAATTTAGCATCCATTGCTCATCAAGAACGCTGTACTAGCGTTGATGAGTTAAAAAATGCCAAGTATGAAAGCATTGGCACAGTGCAGGAAGCTATTATGAATGGTACGTCAGTTCTTGGTGAGAAGCTAGAGTTAAGCAAGCTTTGTTACTTAGAAGCTAAGGATGGAGTTATTGCTGGCTACGTACATGGTGATGTGTGTGGCTTAGGTAAGATTGGTGCTTTAATTGCATTGCAATCATCTGGTGATAAGGCGAAGCTACAAGAGATTGGGAAACAAATAGCTATGCATGTAGTTGCTATGAAGCCTGAAGCTTTGTCTATAGATGATTTAGATCAAATGAAGTTGAACAACGAACGTTCTATAATTGAAGAGCAAGTGAGGAGCTTAAATAAACCTGAAGAAGTAGCAAAAAAAATAGTAGATGGACGAATGGCTAAGTACTATGAAGAAGTTGTTTTACTGGAGCAAAAATTTATAAAGGATGATAAGATGAAGATTTCTGATTTTATAAAATCAAGCGAGTTGAGTGCTGTTAAACTCTCTAATTACAAGTTACTTGTTTTGGGTGATGCAGATTAA
- the glmS gene encoding glutamine--fructose-6-phosphate transaminase (isomerizing), which yields MCGIFGVVSSGDSVIPTLLTGLQKLEYRGYDSSGIAIINNEGKIEVKKSEGKVERLCEVVDDSKMSHSTVGIAHTRWATHGVPGLKNAHPIRTNNVVVAHNGIIENYNLLKKGLEERGMSFHTDTDTEIIPNMLTLYLDEGLSPIDSLSKCLNNLHGSFALVLLFAEYPDALFVAKRNLPLAIGYNCNTVFAASDSNALSAFVERISHLEDDDIAVIKSSGVSIYNNGTQVKRSIENSSPSDFLISKNGYPSFMLKEIFEQPRALNKTINQFYKQYKEVIFANKKLFSELSYITIVGCGSSYFAGLIAKYWLENVAQVRVYLEISSEFRYSNVKLEEGSIGLFISQSGETADTIEALRYAKSQKQTIISITNTFSSSIEKISDIVLHTLAGPEIGVASTKTFSAQLATLACFAVELGKIKGVLGGERIKQLSNAINSIPEYVEHVLNVMKIQHISDSILEHNNVILIGRGSSYGVAMEGALKIKELSYINTTGIAAGEMKHGSIALIDSTVLVIAIIPYDDLFFKTLSNIQEIIARKGKVIAFSDKQGAPFLRGVCADVVQLPDTDNFISPIIYSVAMQFLAYFTAAKKGLDADCPRNLAKSVTVE from the coding sequence GTGTGCGGAATATTTGGTGTAGTAAGTAGCGGTGATTCAGTAATACCAACCTTACTAACTGGGTTACAAAAATTGGAATATAGGGGATATGATTCCTCAGGTATAGCAATCATAAATAACGAAGGTAAGATAGAAGTCAAAAAATCAGAAGGTAAAGTCGAAAGGTTATGTGAAGTTGTTGATGACAGCAAGATGTCTCACAGTACAGTTGGTATAGCACATACTCGCTGGGCTACACATGGAGTCCCAGGCCTTAAAAATGCTCACCCCATTCGTACAAATAATGTTGTTGTTGCTCATAACGGCATAATTGAGAATTACAATCTGCTAAAAAAGGGTCTAGAAGAAAGGGGCATGTCATTCCATACTGACACTGACACAGAGATCATACCAAACATGCTAACCTTATATCTTGATGAAGGATTGTCGCCAATTGATTCTCTATCTAAGTGTTTAAACAACTTACATGGCTCATTTGCCTTGGTCTTATTATTTGCAGAATATCCAGACGCCTTATTTGTTGCGAAGAGAAATTTGCCTTTAGCAATAGGCTATAACTGTAACACAGTGTTTGCTGCATCTGACTCTAATGCTTTAAGTGCATTTGTGGAAAGAATATCGCATTTGGAAGATGATGACATTGCAGTGATAAAATCTAGTGGAGTTAGTATATACAACAATGGTACACAAGTTAAACGCAGTATAGAAAATAGTAGTCCAAGTGATTTTCTAATTAGCAAAAATGGTTACCCTAGCTTCATGTTAAAAGAGATTTTTGAGCAACCGCGTGCATTAAACAAAACAATAAATCAATTTTACAAGCAATATAAAGAGGTAATATTTGCTAACAAAAAATTGTTTTCTGAGCTGAGTTACATTACTATAGTTGGATGCGGGTCATCTTATTTTGCTGGGCTAATAGCAAAGTATTGGCTGGAAAATGTCGCTCAAGTTCGAGTATATCTAGAAATCTCATCAGAATTTAGGTATAGCAACGTCAAGCTGGAAGAAGGCAGCATTGGGTTATTTATCTCTCAATCTGGTGAAACTGCAGATACCATAGAAGCGCTGCGTTATGCAAAATCACAGAAGCAAACAATCATTAGTATAACTAATACATTTAGCAGCAGCATTGAAAAGATCTCAGATATTGTGTTACATACTCTTGCTGGGCCAGAAATTGGTGTTGCTTCAACAAAAACCTTTTCTGCGCAACTTGCAACTTTAGCATGCTTTGCCGTGGAGCTTGGAAAAATAAAAGGTGTACTGGGTGGAGAGAGAATAAAACAGCTAAGCAACGCTATTAACTCTATTCCCGAGTATGTTGAGCACGTTTTGAATGTGATGAAAATACAACATATATCGGACAGTATATTAGAACACAATAACGTTATTTTAATCGGCAGAGGAAGTTCATACGGAGTTGCAATGGAAGGCGCATTGAAAATAAAAGAGCTTTCATATATCAATACAACTGGTATTGCAGCGGGAGAAATGAAGCATGGTTCTATTGCTTTAATAGACTCTACTGTGCTTGTTATAGCAATTATCCCTTATGATGATTTATTCTTTAAAACGCTATCTAATATACAAGAGATTATTGCAAGAAAAGGCAAAGTAATTGCCTTCAGTGATAAACAAGGAGCGCCATTCCTAAGGGGAGTTTGCGCAGATGTGGTGCAACTTCCAGACACTGATAATTTTATCTCTCCAATCATCTACAGTGTTGCTATGCAATTCCTTGCTTACTTTACTGCAGCAAAAAAAGGGTTAGATGCAGATTGTCCAAGAAATTTAGCTAAGTCTGTCACGGTTGAGTAG